From one Flavobacterium kingsejongi genomic stretch:
- a CDS encoding phage holin family protein, producing the protein MRLIIRILLSAVLVYVLANFLPGVVVDGFKTSVIVAIVLGLLNIFIKPILVLFTLPVTILTFGLFLLVINALIILLCAELVDGFHVNGWLTALLFSVILSVFQSILFSVTDEK; encoded by the coding sequence ATGAGATTAATTATCAGAATATTGCTCAGTGCGGTTTTAGTCTATGTATTGGCTAATTTTTTACCGGGTGTTGTTGTCGATGGTTTTAAAACGTCTGTCATTGTCGCTATAGTGTTGGGATTGCTCAATATTTTTATAAAGCCGATCCTGGTGCTTTTTACGCTTCCGGTAACAATTTTAACCTTTGGGCTTTTCCTGCTGGTGATCAATGCGCTAATCATACTTTTATGTGCTGAACTTGTTGATGGTTTCCATGTAAATGGCTGGCTGACGGCTTTGTTATTCAGTGTGATACTTTCTGTTTTTCAATCCATCCTTTTTTCGGTTACAGACGAAAAATAA
- a CDS encoding G-D-S-L family lipolytic protein → MKNKFIYLGLLAAGFVVSCQPEFDNDVTDGSYSAGEANFSTYVAVGNSLTSGYMDGTVSRVGQGYSFPNILAGQFRLVGGGEFTQPSYADDVNNRGGLLLGGTQIGATRLIIDASAGGPEPLAGLPTIEVSNLQAKAYNNMGVPGAKSFDLLVPGYGNLAGVANPYFVRHATSPTTTVLADALSKSPTFFTNWIGNNDVLAYATSGGTGVDQTGNPDFTSYGPDDITDPTAFAGVYTAITAQLTANGAKGVVATIPDVVSIPFFTTVPYNPITAALLASAGDPTGAGTVQALNTNLYGPLKQIFTAIGVGDRINLLSATQPNPLLIKDETLENKGAQIAAVAATIPQLAPLAAYLGATYGQARQATSNDLVLLTTRTVIGTTPADLPGAVPDDLKKFGITYPLEDQHILIASEKQAVADATAAYNAAIKSIAASKNLAVADMNAILAQLSSGLKVEDGQIYTSDYFSVASASTVLFSLDGVHPNARGYAVIANEVIKVINSFYKAHLPLVSAGNYPGATILPSN, encoded by the coding sequence ATGAAAAATAAATTTATATATTTAGGATTGTTGGCTGCTGGTTTTGTTGTGTCATGCCAACCGGAATTCGATAATGATGTTACCGATGGTTCTTATTCTGCAGGGGAAGCAAATTTTAGTACGTACGTTGCGGTAGGAAATTCACTTACTTCAGGCTATATGGACGGAACCGTTTCCAGAGTAGGTCAGGGGTATTCTTTTCCAAATATCCTGGCAGGACAGTTTCGTCTTGTAGGAGGAGGGGAATTTACACAGCCTTCTTACGCTGATGACGTAAATAACCGTGGTGGCCTTCTTTTAGGAGGCACACAGATTGGGGCGACACGACTGATTATTGATGCATCAGCCGGAGGTCCGGAGCCACTTGCAGGTCTGCCGACCATTGAGGTTTCTAATTTACAGGCAAAAGCCTATAATAATATGGGAGTTCCCGGAGCAAAATCATTTGACTTGCTGGTACCAGGATATGGTAATCTTGCTGGTGTAGCAAATCCTTATTTTGTACGACATGCAACTTCTCCAACAACCACTGTTTTAGCAGATGCTTTATCCAAATCACCAACTTTCTTTACCAACTGGATTGGGAATAATGATGTATTGGCTTATGCAACTTCAGGAGGAACTGGAGTAGATCAGACGGGAAATCCTGACTTTACTTCCTATGGCCCTGATGATATTACAGATCCAACGGCTTTTGCCGGAGTATACACTGCAATAACAGCGCAACTTACAGCTAATGGAGCAAAAGGAGTTGTAGCAACGATTCCGGATGTAGTTTCTATTCCGTTTTTTACAACTGTGCCTTACAATCCTATCACAGCGGCTCTTTTGGCCAGCGCAGGTGACCCAACGGGTGCCGGTACTGTTCAGGCGCTGAATACAAATCTTTATGGTCCTTTAAAACAAATTTTCACAGCTATTGGTGTGGGAGACCGAATCAATCTTTTGTCTGCAACTCAGCCTAATCCTTTATTGATTAAAGATGAGACGTTAGAAAACAAAGGAGCACAAATTGCTGCTGTAGCGGCAACAATCCCTCAGTTAGCGCCATTGGCGGCTTATTTGGGAGCAACCTACGGACAGGCAAGACAGGCAACTTCCAATGATTTGGTGTTGCTGACTACACGTACCGTAATCGGGACAACACCTGCTGATTTGCCAGGCGCAGTGCCGGACGATTTGAAAAAATTCGGGATTACATATCCATTAGAGGATCAGCACATCCTGATTGCTTCAGAAAAACAAGCGGTAGCTGATGCTACGGCAGCGTATAATGCAGCTATTAAATCAATCGCGGCTTCTAAAAATCTTGCTGTAGCAGATATGAATGCCATTTTGGCACAATTGTCCAGCGGATTAAAAGTAGAAGATGGCCAGATTTATACCAGTGACTATTTTAGTGTGGCTTCTGCGAGTACTGTGTTGTTCTCTTTGGATGGGGTGCATCCTAATGCAAGAGGATATGCCGTTATTGCGAATGAAGTGATTAAAGTAATCAATAGTTTTTACAAAGCACATTTGCCATTAGTAAGTGCCGGGAATTATCCTGGAGCTACGATTTTGCCAAGCAATTAA
- a CDS encoding OmpP1/FadL family transporter — MRKLLSLSLMALATSSVFAGGYRVSLQGQKQLAMGHTGVAVVNSAESLFFNPAGISFLENKFNVSVGGNALFANVKFQNETYNWNAESKNVGTPFSVYATYKVTDWLSVGLAVYTPYGSAVDWDQDWQGSHLVNNIDLEAIYVQPTIAIKINDKMSIAGGPIFVTGHVKLNKNIDRSMSDENGNRTDVSIEAKGVTAWGWNAGLMFNPTDHLRIGFNYRSEITMEARGGDATFNDVPAYAQGTLTNTTFDANLPLPAEITVGLSYEFTNKLLVAFDYNRTQWGVYKDLTVQFHNAVGTSVNPRNYKDSNAYRFGAQYKATDKVVVRGGYYIDESPVQAGYFAPETPRNDSRGYTAGMTYQFNKRFGVDLSLLYLHFKQTNSSYDHFVEGGNEVSFGGTYKSAVFSPGVGITYGF; from the coding sequence ATGAGAAAACTGTTATCTTTATCATTAATGGCTTTGGCAACATCGTCCGTTTTTGCAGGTGGATATCGTGTCAGCTTACAAGGACAGAAACAATTAGCTATGGGTCACACCGGTGTGGCAGTAGTAAATAGTGCGGAATCATTGTTCTTTAACCCGGCAGGTATATCTTTTCTTGAGAATAAATTTAATGTTTCAGTTGGTGGAAATGCACTTTTTGCAAACGTTAAATTTCAAAATGAAACCTATAACTGGAATGCCGAATCCAAAAACGTAGGTACGCCTTTTAGTGTTTATGCTACCTATAAAGTGACCGATTGGTTGTCTGTAGGTCTTGCCGTATATACACCTTATGGAAGTGCAGTAGATTGGGATCAGGATTGGCAAGGATCACATTTGGTGAACAATATTGATCTTGAAGCGATTTATGTGCAGCCTACAATAGCGATAAAAATTAACGATAAGATGAGTATTGCCGGAGGGCCTATTTTTGTTACAGGACATGTGAAACTGAATAAAAATATTGACCGAAGCATGTCGGATGAAAATGGAAATCGTACCGATGTATCTATAGAAGCGAAAGGCGTTACCGCCTGGGGATGGAATGCTGGCTTGATGTTCAATCCAACAGATCATTTAAGAATAGGATTTAATTACCGTTCTGAAATTACTATGGAAGCCCGTGGTGGAGATGCAACTTTTAATGATGTTCCGGCTTATGCACAGGGAACACTGACCAATACAACATTTGATGCAAATCTTCCTTTACCGGCAGAAATCACTGTAGGTTTGTCTTATGAATTTACCAATAAATTATTAGTAGCTTTTGATTATAACAGAACACAATGGGGTGTTTACAAAGACCTTACCGTGCAATTCCATAATGCAGTCGGGACTTCTGTAAATCCAAGAAACTACAAGGATTCTAATGCATACCGTTTTGGTGCACAGTATAAAGCTACTGATAAAGTAGTGGTTCGCGGTGGATACTATATTGATGAGAGCCCGGTTCAGGCTGGTTACTTTGCTCCTGAAACACCACGTAATGATTCAAGAGGATATACTGCTGGTATGACATACCAGTTTAATAAAAGATTCGGTGTAGACCTTTCATTATTATACCTGCATTTCAAACAAACGAATAGTTCTTACGACCACTTCGTGGAAGGCGGTAATGAAGTATCTTTTGGTGGAACGTATAAATCTGCTGTATTTTCACCTGGTGTAGGGATAACATACGGTTTCTAA
- a CDS encoding alpha/beta fold hydrolase yields MLYSRIEGQGKPLLILHGFLGMSDNWKTLGTQFAAQGFEVHMLDLRNHGRSFHSDEFSYAAMVSDVLEYCESHNLQTVDLIGHSMGGKVVMFFATAYPEKVEKLIVADIGVKYYPPHHQDILEGLQAVDFSNSPDRGQIEETLKEYVSDFGTRQFLMKNVYRETPEKLAFRMNLPVLTAKIDSIGEALPEDAVFEKPTLFLRGDKSRYILDEDYEGIKYHFPNMEIKTVSNAGHWLHAENPKEFFEYSIAYLLAD; encoded by the coding sequence ATGCTCTATTCAAGAATTGAAGGACAGGGAAAGCCATTGTTGATTTTGCATGGTTTTCTGGGAATGTCCGATAATTGGAAAACATTAGGGACGCAGTTCGCGGCTCAGGGTTTTGAGGTTCACATGCTGGATTTGCGAAATCATGGAAGGAGCTTTCATTCGGATGAGTTTAGCTATGCGGCTATGGTCAGTGATGTGCTTGAATATTGTGAAAGCCACAATTTGCAAACGGTCGATCTGATCGGACATTCTATGGGAGGGAAAGTAGTGATGTTTTTTGCGACTGCCTATCCCGAAAAAGTAGAAAAGCTTATTGTAGCAGATATTGGAGTGAAATATTATCCGCCCCACCATCAGGATATCCTGGAAGGGTTGCAGGCAGTCGATTTTTCAAATAGCCCCGACCGAGGGCAAATTGAAGAGACCCTGAAAGAATACGTTTCCGACTTTGGAACCCGTCAGTTTTTAATGAAAAATGTATATCGTGAAACTCCGGAAAAACTTGCTTTTCGCATGAACCTTCCTGTATTAACTGCTAAAATTGATAGTATAGGAGAAGCCTTGCCAGAGGATGCCGTATTTGAAAAACCAACATTGTTTCTAAGAGGAGACAAGTCCCGGTATATTTTGGATGAAGATTACGAAGGTATTAAATACCACTTTCCAAACATGGAAATAAAAACAGTAAGTAATGCAGGACATTGGCTGCATGCTGAAAATCCAAAAGAATTTTTTGAATATTCCATAGCGTATCTACTGGCCGATTAA
- a CDS encoding pyridoxine 5'-phosphate synthase gives MTKLSVNINKIATLRNARGGNVPDLLKVAADIQEFGAQGITIHPRPDERHIRYQDARDLKSVVYTEFNIEGNPALKFIDLVLEVKPEQVTLVPDADDAITSNAGWDTVKNKAFLTEIIQEFKRHNIRTSVFVDPDLAMVEGAKEIGADRIELYTESFAHQYGLGNQKAILPYSEAAALATSLGLGVNAGHDLSLDNIRFFKQNVPGLLEVSIGHALIAEALYLGLDNVINGYLHRLK, from the coding sequence ATGACAAAGTTAAGTGTAAATATCAATAAAATTGCCACACTACGAAATGCCAGGGGTGGAAATGTTCCTGATTTACTAAAAGTAGCAGCGGATATTCAGGAATTTGGTGCGCAGGGAATCACCATTCATCCCCGTCCGGACGAACGTCATATTCGGTACCAGGATGCCCGTGATTTAAAATCGGTTGTCTATACAGAATTTAATATTGAGGGAAATCCGGCGCTAAAATTTATTGACCTCGTCCTGGAAGTGAAGCCCGAACAGGTAACACTTGTTCCTGATGCTGATGATGCAATTACATCCAATGCCGGTTGGGATACTGTAAAAAACAAAGCATTCCTAACTGAAATTATTCAGGAATTCAAAAGGCATAATATCAGGACTTCGGTTTTTGTAGATCCTGATCTTGCAATGGTAGAAGGGGCAAAAGAAATAGGGGCAGACAGGATAGAACTGTATACCGAAAGTTTTGCGCATCAATATGGTTTGGGAAATCAAAAAGCAATTTTACCGTATAGTGAAGCTGCAGCTTTAGCGACTTCGTTAGGGCTTGGGGTAAATGCCGGGCACGATCTGAGTTTGGATAATATCCGGTTTTTTAAACAAAATGTCCCTGGCCTGTTGGAAGTGTCCATTGGGCATGCCTTAATTGCAGAAGCACTCTATCTCGGATTGGATAATGTAATTAATGGCTACCTGCACCGACTGAAATAA
- a CDS encoding CBS domain-containing protein, which yields MTEITDYINQDFKPIDSSATIETIQDFFSDLDFSHFPVLEEGVYQGSIAAEDVETFDADKKVSEYRYILEGFLVRNTTAWLDVLEGFARHHTNVMPVLDQNNTYLGYYEINDIIKFLYETPFLKEQGGVIVVEKGILDFSMSEVAQIIETNGGKILGLFISNSTSETVEITVKISIGSINEIIQTFRRYNYDIISEHMEDNYINSLKERSDYLDKYLNI from the coding sequence ATGACAGAAATTACTGATTACATCAACCAGGACTTTAAACCTATTGACAGCAGTGCCACTATCGAAACCATACAGGACTTCTTTAGTGATCTTGATTTTTCTCATTTCCCTGTCTTAGAAGAAGGTGTCTACCAGGGCAGCATTGCCGCTGAAGATGTAGAGACTTTCGATGCTGATAAAAAAGTAAGCGAATACCGCTACATTCTCGAAGGATTTCTTGTCCGCAATACTACAGCCTGGCTCGATGTACTGGAAGGTTTTGCCCGACACCACACGAATGTAATGCCTGTGTTGGATCAAAACAATACTTATTTAGGATATTATGAAATCAATGACATCATTAAGTTCCTCTATGAGACTCCTTTCCTAAAAGAACAAGGCGGTGTTATTGTCGTAGAAAAAGGAATATTAGATTTTTCCATGAGTGAAGTAGCGCAAATTATCGAAACTAACGGTGGGAAAATATTAGGGCTTTTTATTTCAAACAGTACTTCCGAAACTGTAGAGATTACTGTAAAGATCAGTATCGGCAGTATTAACGAGATCATACAGACTTTCAGAAGATATAATTATGATATTATCTCCGAGCACATGGAAGACAACTATATCAACAGCCTGAAGGAACGCTCCGACTATCTCGACAAATACCTGAACATTTAA
- a CDS encoding NAD kinase codes for MKVAIYGYYLSVTESILNEILSFLQAHNVEFVFEKKLYDNLSDGILLAKNAATFSSNKDLDKSFDLLISIGGDGTILRAATFVRDSGIPILGINAGRLGFLATVQKENIEKYLTLVLAKEYTTSSRTILNLNLSPKKPNLKNLNFALNEVTINRKDTTSMISIETYLNGEYLNSYWADGLIISTPTGSTGYSLSCGGPVVTPDAKVLIITPIAPHNLNARPLVIPENTEVRLKVSGREENYLVSLDSRINTVSNDTILTIKKAPFKINMIEFKDESFLKTIRNKLLWGEDKRN; via the coding sequence ATGAAAGTTGCTATTTACGGATATTACCTTAGCGTCACAGAATCTATTTTAAATGAAATCCTGAGTTTTCTACAGGCTCATAATGTCGAATTTGTTTTTGAAAAAAAACTATACGATAATTTATCTGATGGTATCCTGCTGGCCAAAAACGCTGCAACTTTTTCTTCCAATAAAGACCTCGACAAAAGTTTTGACTTACTCATTAGTATTGGCGGTGATGGCACCATACTGCGGGCCGCTACATTTGTACGCGATTCCGGCATTCCTATCTTAGGGATTAATGCAGGACGACTGGGATTTCTGGCCACAGTACAAAAGGAAAATATCGAAAAATACCTGACCCTTGTTTTAGCAAAGGAATACACAACCTCTTCCAGGACGATACTGAATCTCAATCTTAGTCCCAAAAAACCAAATTTAAAAAATCTGAATTTTGCCCTAAACGAAGTTACCATCAATAGGAAAGATACCACTTCGATGATCTCCATAGAAACCTATTTAAATGGCGAATACCTGAATTCCTACTGGGCAGACGGACTCATCATCTCAACCCCTACCGGTTCTACCGGATATTCTTTGAGCTGTGGCGGCCCTGTGGTGACACCTGATGCCAAAGTACTCATCATTACGCCTATTGCACCGCACAACCTGAATGCCAGACCGTTGGTCATTCCTGAGAACACGGAAGTACGGCTAAAAGTTTCGGGCCGTGAAGAAAATTACCTTGTCTCGCTCGATTCCAGGATCAATACTGTAAGCAACGACACCATCCTGACGATAAAAAAAGCGCCTTTCAAAATCAATATGATTGAATTTAAGGATGAAAGTTTCCTAAAAACCATCCGAAATAAATTACTTTGGGGAGAAGACAAAAGAAATTAG
- a CDS encoding DUF6089 family protein: MTKILSFLFCLVSFSFASAQIHEIGIFAGGSNYVGDVGPTTYIAPKDLAIGLLYKWNRSPRHAWRASFTQANIISNDIDSEAANRNQRGYKFKNSIKELSLGLEFNFFDFNLHNSGFLITPYVYTGLSYFSYDQLYVIDGETKVSDDDKSLAIPMTVGIKARISDNFVLGVESGVRYTFTDNLDGSNPDNDAYKSLRFGNLNSNDWYIFTGFTLTYTFGNKPCYCSY, translated from the coding sequence ATGACGAAGATTTTATCATTCCTTTTTTGCCTTGTTAGCTTTAGTTTTGCCAGTGCGCAAATCCACGAAATAGGAATTTTTGCCGGTGGTAGTAATTATGTAGGCGACGTAGGACCTACGACTTACATTGCCCCTAAAGATCTTGCAATAGGGCTTTTATACAAATGGAACAGAAGCCCACGCCATGCCTGGAGAGCCTCCTTCACCCAGGCCAATATCATTTCCAATGACATCGATTCCGAAGCGGCCAACCGTAACCAAAGAGGCTATAAGTTCAAAAATTCAATAAAAGAACTATCATTAGGGTTGGAATTTAATTTTTTTGACTTTAATTTGCATAATTCAGGATTCCTGATTACTCCCTATGTCTACACCGGCCTTAGCTATTTTAGTTACGACCAATTATATGTAATTGACGGCGAAACAAAAGTCAGCGATGACGACAAAAGTTTAGCCATACCAATGACAGTGGGGATTAAAGCAAGGATTTCTGATAATTTTGTACTCGGTGTTGAATCAGGAGTACGCTATACGTTTACCGATAATCTGGACGGTAGCAATCCGGATAACGATGCCTATAAAAGCTTGCGGTTTGGAAACCTCAATAGCAATGATTGGTACATTTTTACCGGATTTACATTAACCTATACCTTCGGTAACAAACCCTGTTATTGTTCATATTAA